In the Oceanivirga salmonicida genome, TAAATTGTCTACTTTAACATTTTTATCAATAAAATTTAAAGTGTTCTTAAATTTGCCTTTTTCACGACGCATATAATTGTAATAAAACATCCAAAGTTCAAAAGAATACCTAGCACCTTGAATATTAAAGTATCCAGTAGTAATACGATATGATTCTTTGAATACTCTATTAAGTCTTTCTATCTTTTGTTTAGCTATACGAGTTTTAGCATCTTCGCCTTTAACTTCCTCTAGCCCTTTAACAGAAGTATGATTGATTTCAATACCTAATTCTTTTTGAATAAATTGCAGAGCCATAGGATAAGCAGTATACATATCAGACATCACATAAAGTTTTTCTGGTTTTTGTTTATAACATTCAATAAGTTTTAAAAATACAGTAGCACAAGCATTAAAATCTCTTTTCTCAGAAATGTGATAGGTTATTAAATTTTTATGTATAAGATCGTAGAGTATCCAAACATAATGCTTTTTACCTTTAATCTTAATGTATGTTTCATCACCAACAATATTATTAGAGATGTTTTCTGATTTGTTAATTGTATTAAGGTATATAACTAATTTTGCAGCCATACTACAATAAGTATTGATAGTTGTATGAGATATATCAATATCATAAAAATCTTTCATAGCAGAAGCAGTATCTCTATTAGATAGTTTTAGGTTAACCTTGTAGGATATAACAAGAGAAAAAATTTTAGAATTAAAATTTCTAAATATAAAATTAGTTTTAGGTTTATCAAGTTCACTATCTTTAATGAATTTAAAGACATTGTTTATTG is a window encoding:
- a CDS encoding DDE-type integrase/transposase/recombinase, with translation MSIIQCFTNNIQYFNLINSNLELQASINTLTEENKKLKKALTSSKKINSKLKTKIKKLLGTYIDPKDDTSHSPVYEYFKLDKEAIKTPIIDEPLLDYKQILSNGNYKHSKAYLKPDFPYPEQICPNCSSTKEWHYLHTKIQKRCKLCFKTFIFNNAEPEIDISNFYCPYCSKKLGFRVSRTAFDVYVCKNKKCSYRKQRKLQIIDKFGKLNKQDKISYIYRDIKLSINNVFKFIKDSELDKPKTNFIFRNFNSKIFSLVISYKVNLKLSNRDTASAMKDFYDIDISHTTINTYCSMAAKLVIYLNTINKSENISNNIVGDETYIKIKGKKHYVWILYDLIHKNLITYHISEKRDFNACATVFLKLIECYKQKPEKLYVMSDMYTAYPMALQFIQKELGIEINHTSVKGLEEVKGEDAKTRIAKQKIERLNRVFKESYRITTGYFNIQGARYSFELWMFYYNYMRREKGKFKNTLNFIDKNVKVDNL